Proteins encoded within one genomic window of Candidatus Binatia bacterium:
- a CDS encoding hypothetical protein (possible pseudo, internal stop codon) — MGSFDEFSLPLRLLLRTYPWRRIHPVPWTPLRKPLSECRLALVSSAGFVVRGQEPFDESVRGGDVSFREIPSDVDASALVDTHRSEAFDHTGMRADPNLAFPVDRVRELATRGRIGSVNRRHFSFMGSITAPGRLVRRTAPEVAEKLRADGVDVALLVPV; from the coding sequence GTGGGGTCTTTCGACGAGTTTTCTCTCCCCTTGCGGCTGCTCTTGCGGACGTATCCCTGGCGGCGCATCCATCCCGTGCCGTGGACTCCTCTCCGGAAGCCGCTTTCCGAGTGTCGCCTGGCGCTCGTCTCGAGCGCGGGCTTCGTCGTCCGCGGGCAGGAACCTTTCGACGAATCCGTCCGCGGCGGCGACGTTTCGTTCCGGGAAATCCCGTCCGACGTCGATGCGTCGGCTCTCGTGGACACGCACCGAAGCGAGGCTTTCGACCACACGGGGATGCGCGCGGACCCGAATCTCGCCTTCCCGGTCGACCGGGTGCGGGAGCTCGCGACCCGGGGTCGCATCGGGAGCGTGAACCGGAGGCACTTCTCCTTCATGGGGTCGATTACCGCCCCGGGTAGGCTCGTCCGCCGAACGGCCCCCGAGGTAGCGGAGAAGTTGCGCGCGGACGGCGTGGACGTGGCACTCCTCGTGCCCGTTTGA
- a CDS encoding hydrolase → MVASPVAERKGLLPGLRTAVLALLTLGRSYRKFDWRTGEDERHSARSPDGWNLGLYRYRPRSAPKPCPVVCGHGLAGSRLVYDLHPDFSLARFLAERGFDTWLLDFRGRQASWPDGGPDPTLQWCFDDFVRRDFPAAVARVCEVTSARELFWVGLEISGQTLYAAAIEGRAPNVRGAVTLGAPLVTPETARVPGVTAPPKTRRGARVPYRSGARLAGPVLAYAGARVLESSFRPENADPLVVARYFRNGVPDEATDLVDQVASWIRSGRMADRKGRVVYSDRASEIRLPLLFLVGAHDLQRPPESVRSAWEAVGSRDKTLVVAGKEHGFGFDFGHDDLVAGLRAPTEIFPRIAEWLERRS, encoded by the coding sequence GTGGTAGCGTCTCCCGTCGCCGAACGAAAAGGTCTGCTTCCCGGGCTCCGGACGGCCGTCCTCGCCCTTCTCACCCTCGGCCGCTCCTACCGAAAATTCGACTGGCGGACCGGCGAGGACGAGCGACACAGCGCACGCTCGCCCGACGGCTGGAACCTGGGTCTTTACCGTTACCGCCCGCGCTCGGCTCCGAAACCCTGTCCCGTCGTCTGTGGCCACGGTCTCGCGGGGAGCCGCCTCGTCTACGACCTGCATCCCGATTTTTCGCTGGCCCGGTTTCTGGCGGAGAGGGGATTCGACACGTGGCTTCTCGACTTTCGGGGACGGCAGGCGAGTTGGCCCGACGGGGGACCCGACCCCACCCTGCAGTGGTGCTTCGACGACTTCGTGAGGAGGGACTTTCCCGCGGCCGTCGCTCGGGTTTGCGAGGTCACTTCGGCGCGCGAGCTCTTCTGGGTGGGCCTGGAAATCAGCGGCCAGACGCTTTACGCGGCCGCCATCGAAGGAAGGGCACCGAACGTGCGCGGCGCGGTCACGCTGGGAGCGCCGCTGGTCACCCCCGAGACAGCCCGAGTCCCGGGTGTCACGGCCCCCCCGAAAACACGCCGAGGCGCACGGGTGCCTTACCGGAGCGGGGCACGTCTGGCCGGGCCGGTCCTGGCTTACGCAGGAGCGCGGGTTCTCGAGTCGAGTTTCCGGCCGGAAAACGCCGACCCGCTGGTCGTGGCGCGTTACTTCCGGAACGGGGTACCGGACGAAGCGACGGACCTCGTGGATCAAGTGGCTTCCTGGATTCGCTCGGGCAGGATGGCGGACCGGAAAGGTCGGGTCGTCTACTCCGACCGTGCCTCCGAAATTCGCCTCCCGCTGCTTTTCCTCGTCGGCGCGCACGACCTCCAGCGGCCCCCGGAAAGCGTACGCTCGGCGTGGGAAGCCGTCGGCAGTCGGGACAAGACGCTCGTGGTCGCGGGGAAGGAGCACGGGTTCGGTTTCGACTTCGGGCACGACGACCTGGTCGCCGGCCTCCGCGCACCGACCGAAATTTTTCCGCGGATCGCCGAGTGGCTGGAACGGCGCAGCTAG
- the dapE gene encoding succinyl-diaminopimelate desuccinylase yields the protein MDSRQIADFVEERWASSVLPALERYVAIPNQSPAFDPEWASNGHMERALELCVDWVHGERVPNLTLEVHRLPGRTPLLWLEVPGQGDDTVLLYGHIDKQPPMEPWAEGLGPWKPVRRGDRLYGRGAADDGYALFAATLAVAALERNRIPHARCVVLVEACEESGSPDLPAYLETLREKIGRPSLVVCLDSGCGDYERLWVTTSLRGLLNGTLRVRVLDEGVHSGGAGGIVPSSFRIARELLSRLEDSRTGEILPTELHVEVPDSRRRQLVEAAAILGETVHREYPFRPGVRPVHDDPRELLLGRTWKPQLEIIGAGGLPPLHSAGNVLRPETALRVSLRLPPTLDAKQARDVVRRTFETDPPYGAEVSFDGDQVADGWNAPDEEAWLGESLQRASQEFFGRPAAYIGEGGTIPFMAMLGRAYPRAQFVITGVLGPRSNAHGPNEFLHLPTARRLTACVARILADHAARPR from the coding sequence ATGGACTCGCGACAGATCGCCGATTTCGTCGAGGAGCGGTGGGCTTCGAGCGTCCTCCCCGCTCTCGAACGCTACGTCGCCATCCCCAACCAGTCTCCCGCCTTCGATCCCGAATGGGCCTCGAACGGCCACATGGAGCGGGCTCTCGAGCTTTGCGTCGACTGGGTCCACGGGGAGCGGGTGCCGAATCTCACCCTCGAAGTGCACCGGCTTCCCGGGCGAACGCCGCTTCTCTGGCTCGAAGTCCCCGGGCAGGGGGACGACACGGTGCTGCTCTACGGTCACATCGACAAACAACCCCCCATGGAGCCCTGGGCCGAAGGCCTGGGCCCCTGGAAGCCCGTGCGGCGGGGTGATCGGCTCTACGGTCGCGGCGCAGCCGACGACGGATACGCTCTTTTCGCAGCGACTCTCGCGGTCGCTGCGCTCGAGCGAAACCGGATTCCGCACGCCCGTTGTGTCGTTCTGGTCGAGGCCTGCGAGGAAAGCGGGAGCCCGGATTTGCCTGCCTACCTCGAGACGCTACGCGAGAAAATCGGCCGTCCGAGTCTCGTGGTGTGCCTCGACTCGGGTTGCGGTGACTACGAGCGTCTCTGGGTGACGACCTCGCTGCGCGGGCTGCTGAACGGCACGCTTCGCGTCCGCGTGCTGGACGAAGGCGTGCACTCGGGTGGGGCGGGCGGCATCGTCCCCTCGTCGTTCCGGATCGCGAGGGAACTCCTTTCGCGGCTCGAGGACTCGCGGACGGGGGAGATCCTGCCGACCGAGCTCCACGTCGAGGTGCCCGACTCCCGCCGCCGCCAGCTCGTGGAAGCGGCAGCGATTCTCGGCGAAACGGTCCACCGGGAGTATCCGTTTCGGCCCGGCGTGCGGCCCGTCCACGACGACCCCCGGGAGCTCCTTCTGGGACGGACCTGGAAACCGCAACTGGAAATCATCGGTGCCGGCGGTCTGCCCCCTCTCCACTCGGCCGGAAACGTCCTGAGGCCCGAGACCGCGCTCCGGGTCTCGCTACGGCTGCCTCCGACGCTCGACGCAAAGCAGGCTCGTGACGTCGTGCGCCGGACCTTCGAAACCGATCCTCCCTACGGTGCCGAGGTGTCGTTCGACGGAGATCAGGTCGCGGACGGTTGGAACGCGCCGGACGAAGAAGCGTGGCTCGGCGAGTCGCTCCAGAGGGCGTCGCAAGAATTTTTCGGCAGGCCTGCGGCCTACATCGGAGAAGGCGGGACGATCCCGTTCATGGCCATGCTGGGCCGGGCCTACCCGCGGGCTCAGTTCGTCATCACGGGCGTTCTCGGGCCGCGGTCGAACGCGCACGGCCCGAACGAGTTCCTGCACCTTCCTACGGCGCGGCGCCTCACGGCCTGTGTGGCGCGGATCCTGGCGGACCACGCCGCGCGGCCCCGGTAG
- a CDS encoding nitrilase: MRTRIAVIPRPPVLLDRERTIERALESLHEAADADASLLVFPEAYVPGYPTWIWRLRPGGDMRLSAEIHARLRQNAVDPSAGHLDPLCDAARKRCVTVVLGIHEVDSRFSGTTLFNSVVVIGPDGTIRNRHRKLVPTNPERMVWGMGDGSGLRVVDTPAGKLGCLVCWESYMPLARYALYAQGMEIFVNPTWDSGEGCLVTLRHIAREGGCWVVGTATALHSSDVPEDFPGREALFAADEWINDGDAVVVDPAGKVVAGPLHREKGILYAEVDPEAARRARRSLDVAGHYARPDVFSLSVNREPLPPVVFSG; the protein is encoded by the coding sequence ATGCGGACCAGAATTGCCGTGATTCCCAGACCTCCCGTGTTGCTCGACCGGGAGCGGACGATCGAAAGGGCGCTCGAATCGCTGCACGAGGCTGCCGACGCCGATGCCTCGTTGCTCGTCTTTCCCGAAGCCTATGTTCCGGGCTATCCGACGTGGATCTGGCGGTTGAGGCCCGGGGGCGACATGAGACTTTCCGCCGAGATCCACGCTCGGCTCCGGCAGAACGCCGTCGACCCGAGCGCGGGACACCTGGACCCGCTTTGCGACGCCGCACGCAAGCGGTGCGTGACGGTGGTCCTCGGGATCCACGAGGTCGACAGCCGGTTCTCGGGCACGACGCTTTTCAACTCCGTCGTCGTGATCGGGCCCGACGGCACGATCCGGAATCGTCACCGAAAGCTCGTGCCGACCAACCCCGAGCGGATGGTCTGGGGCATGGGGGACGGGAGTGGCCTTCGCGTCGTCGATACTCCGGCCGGCAAGCTCGGGTGCCTCGTTTGTTGGGAAAGCTACATGCCGCTTGCCCGCTACGCCCTTTACGCCCAGGGGATGGAGATCTTCGTGAACCCCACCTGGGATTCGGGGGAAGGGTGTCTCGTGACGTTGCGTCACATCGCGCGCGAGGGAGGCTGCTGGGTGGTGGGCACGGCCACGGCGCTTCATTCCTCCGACGTGCCCGAGGACTTTCCGGGACGCGAGGCGCTCTTTGCGGCGGACGAGTGGATCAACGACGGGGACGCCGTCGTGGTCGACCCCGCCGGCAAGGTGGTCGCCGGTCCGCTTCACCGGGAAAAAGGGATTCTTTACGCCGAAGTCGATCCCGAAGCTGCCCGGAGGGCGAGGCGGTCTCTCGACGTAGCCGGCCACTACGCCCGTCCGGACGTGTTCTCCCTTTCCGTCAACCGCGAACCCCTTCCGCCGGTCGTGTTCTCGGGGTGA